One segment of Nothobranchius furzeri strain GRZ-AD chromosome 13, NfurGRZ-RIMD1, whole genome shotgun sequence DNA contains the following:
- the LOC107379868 gene encoding uncharacterized protein: MDGESHKERIDDGWGPNEILNTLGEQLACLETVIDTTNAPAAATEQKKLLRKTAEKLMKEKGKDVNSAGNWGIIWGQKVTETGKKEEEARKLMENAGMFGKKKHQKEVEKLIARKAKYNQWALLWKLAKPKMKKRKIEQNATDQQPPPYSGIYPVLSITGGTMSIEEEQPTAPLLPVSPAGPAAAQQDRKDFFMSNQRASSSLSQVTQINNDNSSTPKSTCPSGMNGDALPFAGRIFRQQVEELENTMREARESPIPRPLKTTQWTGSFVPINPPLPDSLAAASPLSPSNPFTVKGELRAVAQTEQTTPQNLVVTMNLMGHDEPEEQTCSTADTRLDKEWSRQDDEDSINEIEAELVDPSLKPDTPHRRDRVTPIPDRHSYHTRSKGAVFNPHGQYPLVQAKTSGPKVYQPYTFGDIQALVDKLPDIAEGGNAWLADLDKYTSGQDLALGDFRAIITRCTSRSQAADLEQNAGTALHGNEVPLVQVLRTLGPALRKQFPPKNQGTLHKFKWDGKINPTNYLNKAIDDWVNHTGHHPSRESSQSLWFRKAVLRGVPEIVNNKMEDNPELADCDFNKWKNHLIFNLNKIQVTEEKESDNLEELQKQLLRVQLQAAKKTLGEKGDKTKKQMVATAAPPPAVPNPNQFPYPWQQPPQLPGYNPPPTPFMAQKPPYEGHRGGFGGRGQG, translated from the coding sequence ATGGACGGAGAGTCTCATAAAGAGCGAATAGATGATGGATGGGGTCCAAACGAGATCCTGAACACGCTGGGAGAACAACTAGCGTGTTTAGAAACAGTGATTGACACCACAAATGCCCCAGCTGCAGCAACAGAGCAGAAGAAGCTATTAAGAAAGACAGCGGAGAAATTGATGAAGGAAAAAGGAAAGGATGTGAATAGTGCAGGAAATTGGGGAATAATTTGGGGACAGAAGGTAACAGAAACAGGAAAGAAAGAGGAAGAAGCACGTAAACTGATGGAAAATGCTGGAATGTTTGGAAAGAAAAAACACCAGAAAGAAGTAGAAAAACTGATAGCGCGCAAGGCTAAGTACAATcagtgggccctgctgtggaaatTGGCAAAGCctaaaatgaagaaaagaaaaatagaaCAAAACGCAACTGATCAACAACCACCCCCTTACTCAGGCATATACCCGGTACTTAGCATAACCGGAGGAACGATGTCCATAGAGGAGGAACAACCTACTGCTCCTCTACTCCCAGTGTCGCCTGCCGGTCCCGCCGCAGCCCAGCAGGACAGAAAAGATTTTTTCATGAGTAATCAACGCGCTAGTTCTTCCCTGTCACAAGTAACTCAGATTAATAACGACAACTCCTCCACCCCAAAGTCAACTTGTCCCTCCGGGATGAACGGCGATGCCCTACCCTTCGCCGGCCGAATATTCAGGCAGCAGGTAGAAGAGTTGGAGAATACCATGCGAGAGGCTAGGGAGAGCCCTATACCCagaccactaaaaacaacacaatgGACAGGTAGTTTTGTTCCTATTAACCCACCATTACCAGACTCCTTAGCTGCAGCTTCTCCACTTAGCCCATCCAACCCTTTCACTGTTAAAGGTGAACTGAGAGCTGTCGCTCAAACTGAGCAGACCACACCACAGAACCTGGTCGTTACCATGAACCTGATGGGTCACGATGAACCAGAAGAACAGACATGCTCCACTGCGGACACTCGCTTAGATAAAGAATGGTCCAGACAAGATGACGAGGACTCGATAAATGAAATAGAAGCCGAGTTAGTTGACCCAAGCCTTAAACCCGACACACCACACCGCAGAGATCGGGTAACTCCGATCCCAGACAGACACTCTTACCACACCAGATCAAAAGGGGCTGTGTTTAATCCACATGGACAATATCCTCTCGTCCAGGCCAAAACAAGTGGCCCAAAGGTATATCAGCCATACACATTTGGAGACATCCAAGCCCTGGTTGATAAGCTTCCAGACATTGCAGAAGGAGGAAATGCCTGGTTAGCAGACTTAGATAAATATACCTCAGGACAGGACCTCGCTCTGGGAGATTTCAGGGCCATCATCACCAGATGCACATCCAGGTCCCAGGCTGCAGATCTGGAACAAAATGCAGGTACCGCCCTACATGGGAATGAGGTACCATTGGTGCAGGTGTTAAGGACTTTAGGACCAGCCCTACGCAAACAATTTCCACCTAAAAATCAGGGAACCCTCCATAAGTTCAAATGGGATGGGAAAATCAACCCCACCAACTATTTGAACAAAGCCATAGATGACTGGGTGAACCATACAGGCCATCACCCCAGCAGAGAAAGTTCCCAAAGTCTGTGGTTTAGAAAAGCTGTCCTTAGGGGAGTCCCAGAAATCGTTAACAATAAGATGGAAGACAACCCTGAATTGGCTGACTGCGATTTCAATAAATGGAAAAATCATCTgatttttaaccttaataaaatCCAGGTTACAGAGGAAAAGGAATCAGATAATCTAGAGGAACTGCAGAAACAGCTCCTTAGAGTGCAACTGCAAGCCGCAAAAAAGACCTTGGGAGAAAAGGGGGACAAGACCAAGAAACAAATGGTTGCCACCGCTGCTCCTCCCCCAGCTGTACCAAATCCCAATCAATTCCCATACCCCTGGCAGCAGCCGCCACAGTTGCCAGGATATAATCCACCACCAACTCCATTCATGGCTCAAAAACCCCCATACGAAGGTCATAGGGGAGGTTTCGGAGGGCGGGGACAGGGGTGA